Proteins from a genomic interval of Nostoc sp. TCL240-02:
- a CDS encoding sensor histidine kinase — MNHPIQIKKHPFPSLLYLEWTLLAITALTAVIPPPLRRFRPKPPELTICGLFPDLSICNFLPELSIYSLIFFALMGLRLPRGSQISKVIYTGIEILLILTTGLFGERFARLFPFLYIILVTRSCLIFNLPGRLFVTSLSFGLFLFTTQLKYQLFNLQASSQAQEKFRFLSLNWSLVFGLSLVFVLLMMNAVLSERHSREKLAIANEKLREYAMRIENQATLEERNRIAREIHDSLGHSLTALNLQLETALKLWQSNPGKAETFLATAKELGSKALKDVRQSVSTMRSNPLQEQSLERAIASLAENFHRSNGILPIYQINLEYPLPPEINTAIYRITQESLTNITKYASATEVKLELATARGNLRLIIQDNGRGFDLGQNTTGFGLHSMRDRTLALGGDFNINSTPGSGCKITVNIPLMRLR; from the coding sequence ATGAATCATCCAATTCAGATTAAGAAACATCCTTTTCCATCTCTACTTTATTTAGAGTGGACACTACTGGCAATTACTGCATTGACAGCAGTTATACCACCTCCCTTACGGCGATTTCGTCCCAAACCTCCAGAACTAACAATTTGTGGGTTATTTCCAGACTTGTCAATTTGCAATTTCTTACCAGAACTATCAATTTATAGTTTGATTTTTTTTGCGTTAATGGGCTTAAGATTACCCAGAGGTAGCCAGATTTCTAAGGTAATATACACAGGAATTGAAATTTTATTAATTTTAACAACTGGATTATTTGGTGAAAGATTTGCTCGTCTATTCCCTTTTCTTTACATAATTTTAGTTACTCGTAGTTGCCTAATATTTAATTTACCTGGGCGTTTATTTGTTACATCTCTATCCTTTGGATTATTCTTATTTACGACACAACTAAAATATCAGTTATTTAATTTGCAAGCATCATCACAAGCACAAGAAAAATTTCGATTTCTTAGCTTAAATTGGTCGTTAGTATTTGGCTTAAGCTTAGTATTTGTGTTGTTGATGATGAATGCAGTATTATCTGAACGGCACAGTCGAGAAAAGCTAGCGATCGCTAATGAAAAACTCCGTGAATATGCGATGCGAATTGAAAATCAAGCTACCTTAGAAGAACGTAACCGCATTGCTCGGGAAATTCATGATTCATTAGGACATTCTCTCACTGCTTTAAATCTGCAATTAGAAACAGCATTAAAACTATGGCAATCTAATCCAGGTAAGGCTGAAACATTTCTAGCAACAGCAAAAGAATTAGGCTCAAAAGCACTAAAAGATGTTCGTCAATCTGTTTCTACTATGCGTTCTAATCCTTTACAAGAGCAATCTTTAGAACGTGCGATCGCTAGCCTTGCAGAAAATTTTCATCGCTCCAATGGCATTTTACCAATTTATCAAATCAACCTCGAATATCCTTTACCACCTGAAATCAACACAGCTATTTACCGAATTACTCAAGAATCTTTGACAAATATAACTAAATATGCTTCTGCAACCGAGGTTAAACTGGAACTCGCTACAGCAAGAGGAAATTTGCGATTGATAATTCAGGATAACGGTAGAGGTTTTGATTTAGGGCAAAATACTACTGGTTTTGGACTTCATAG